The region AATTACAAAAAAGAAGAGGGGTACAAAATCTTAACTATCGATAGCAACAAATATGATGCACGTTATTGGTTAGAACATTTCTTAAATGTAGATATATTCCAAGATGAGGCATTTATGACTAAAAAATACCTTAAGTTCTGTCAAGACTTCGCTAAAGAAGTAGTACTTCCTGCTGAAGACAAGAAAGAAGAGGTTATGTTTATGAACCGTTCTGTGAACTACTTCGCTAAAAACGATGAGTTCGAAGAGACTAATTTCTTAAACGAAGTAATCGACAATCCAGATTTAGCTGCTGAGTTTAAAAACTACAAAGTAGATAAAGGAGAGAAATACAGTATCGAAGATACAACATCATTCCCTATTGCAAATAATGCAGTAACAGATGCTAGAAAGAAGCTTAAGAATGTAATCAACCTTGACACTAACATCCAAATCAAACTAGACTTTATCAACCCTGAAAGTGCTGATAAGTTTGTAGAAAAAGGATGGGATGAAGAGAAGCAAATGTATTACTACCTTGTTTACTTTAACAAAGAACAAAAATCTTAATAAGAATACATAATTTAGCGATTCCACTTATACTGGAGTCGCTTTTTTTATTTAAAAACATACATTATGAGAGAGTTTAATTACATCTTAATATCAGAGGGAGCATTTAATGCAAATACCGCTCAAGACATTCTTAATTCTAATATTTCTGTAGTTAATTACCTACGTAGTTCTGAAGTAGGTGATGATGAGTTACATCCTGATGCTTTTGCGAGCTATTGTGTCGATTATTATTTAAACTCTGTGGAATCTAATGGGCTTGTTTCGTTTATTTATAATAGCAAATGGGATTTAGACTTAATCGAGATCATCCACGCTGGATTAATAGCTATGGACGCAAAAGAGCACTTAGAATATTTTGAAAAACAAATGAGAAGAGTCAAAGCTTTTAGCAATATCAAACTAAAGAAATTCTTTGATACTGAACTAGGGAAAGAAAAAGAAACTGCTTCTTTATTAGAAGACAACTCTTTTAAAGACATATCGGAGGATTTAAGAGCGCTAAATGCTACTTGGTTAAAAGATCATCCCGATTTAAAAATAGTAAGCCTAGAAGAGATGCAAAGTATCATCACTGAATTTATATCATAAACTCATTATCTGGATAAGTCAGATAGCACAAAGTAATTCTTCGTTATAAATCCTTCATTAGCTCTTAAATCATACTATATAAATATGATGTAATCTAATCGAACCTATTCTGCATGATTACTTTTCGTTTACTTGCCTATTACAGGTTCTGTGATAAAAAAAGCTCCTCAATGAGGAGCTTTTTTACTTTATTATTTACTGAACTCAAATTTAGAAATCTTAAGATCATTACCTTTTTTAGCTAGATAAATTTTTTCTACCACCTCTTCAGGTTGGTTTTCATACTTTACTTTATACTCAAAATAAAAGTCTTTTGTTTTAGCTTTTTTATCTCTATCAGTCATTTCCCACTTATCAAGTACAAAACTTTTAATATTCCCGTACTTCTCATCTCTATCTTTAAGACCTTTAATAAAAGCGGCTTGTTGTTCATCATTATAGAAATCTTCATTCATATATTTCGGAATGGAATCATAACTGTCTTGCATTACATTGTAATAATACCATCCAATCAATGTCTCTCCGGCTTTTTGATCTCCAAGTTCTGTACTTTTTTTTGTGTTATTACATGACACAAATACCACTGCTGCGAATAAGAATGTAAAAATCTTTTTCATAAGAAATACTTTTAATTAATTGTTAAATTATAAAACTCTCCTAACCTTTTTATCTCCTATAAATTTAATAAATAATAATGATTTTTGCAAATTCTTAATCAACAAATAATTAAATTCCTTTTTTTCCTAAATATGTATAACACCATGTGATTGTAAAAGTGGGTACAAAATCAAATCCAGGGGATAATTCTTCGATAAAATTAACAATTGCACCAACCCTACCTACTTTACCAGGATACATTTTTAATAGTATATAAGCTGATATAGGTGCCCAGACAAGATCTACAAACTCTCCTGCCCCAGGTATCATATAGGATAAACACCCTACTAGATCCATAAATACACCTATGTAAAGCTGTCTATATTTAATTTTATTATCTGTAATCATTCATTTACTTTATTTCAGTTTACCTGCGTATTTTACTCTAAACTTATCTAGCTTTGGCTTTACGACCAACTGACAGTATGGGTTCTTATCTCCACTTTTCTTAAAGTAATCTTGATGATAGTCTTCCGCCACATAGAATCTACTTGCTTCAGATAGCTTAGTTACGATGGGATCGCTATATACTTTTTCCTCTATTAAAATATTCAGATATTCTGTTGCTACTTTTTTCTGAATCTCATCTGTATAAAATATTTCGCTTCTATACTGAGTCCCCACATCCTCTCCTTGTCTGTTTAAAGTTGTAGGATTATGACTTGTAAAGAAAATCTCCAACAGTTCATTATAATTAATAATCAATGGATCATAAGTAACCTTAATTGCTTCAGCATGTCCAGTTTCTCCAGTGCACACTTCCTCATAAGTTGGATTATCCTTTACTCCCCCAATATATCCAGGAAGGACTTCTTTTACTCCTTTTAAACTACTAAAAATTGCTTCCACGCACCAAAAACATCCTGCTCCAAATATTGCTGTTTTAAATGTATTGTTTTCCATCACTTTGTTGTACTAATCTTGTTTTTATTATTTGCTCATCTTACTTATTACTAAACCTAACTTTATCCAAGTAATTTAGCACTATAAAGATAGTTTATTATTTTTTAAAAAATTATTACTTCTCTTTTAATCCTTTTTAGGTTTTTAAAATAAGTAAAAAGCGTTACTTTGTATTTCTAATTTCAAGATAATGATAAGAGCAACTAATATTCACAAGCACTACGACAAACTAGAGGTTTTAAAAGGAGTAGATTTACATATTAAAAAAGGAGAAATTGTTTCTATTGTTGGAGCTTCTGGAGCAGGTAAAACAACTTTACTTCAAATATTGGGAACTCTAGATAAACCTACCGATACTAGCAATACAACTCTATTTATTCACGGTCAAGATATACTCAGCTTAAAAGATAAAGACATTTCTAAATTTAGAAATCTAAACCTTGGTTTTATCTTTCAGTTTCATCAGCTTTTACCTGAATTTACAGCATTAGAAAATGTATGTATACCTGCTTTTATCGCCAATAAAGATAAACAGGAAACTGAAAAAGAAGCTATACGCCTACTAGAGTACCTGGGTTTATCACATCGTATAAAACATTTTCCATCAGAATTATCTGGAGGTGAACAACAACGTGTAGCAGTAGCTAGAGCGCTAATTAACAAACCTCAAGTCATCTTCGCAGATGAGCCTTCTGGTAATCTTGATACTCACTCTGCTGAGAACTTGCACAAATTATTCTTCAAACTTAGAGATGAATTAGGTCAGACTTTTGTCATTGTAACTCACAACGAGGAATTAGCCAATATGGCTGATAGAAAACTAACAATGGTGGATGGACAGATTAAACACAATCAAAGTATATAACACAATTAAAATCATCTTCCTCTCCTTAAAAATAATTAAGATGGAAATTATATTAAATTCAACTATTACTTGCCCTAACTGTGGCAGTACAAAATTAGAAGAAATGCCAACTAATGCTTGTCACTTTTTTTATGAATGCGAAAATTGTAATACTGTTCTAAAACCAAAAGATGGTGACTGTTGTGTATACTGTAGTTATGGAGATGTAAAATGTCCACCTATCCAACAAAGCAAAAGTTGTTGCTAATAAGAATAACCACATAGTAGTACACAATAATCACTTTTAAGATACTAAACACTACCTCATAATGACTACTAATGAACTAAAGGATTTCTTAGACGAGAAAGTCCTTCTTTATAACAATCCTTCCTTTATACAAGATGATCCTATACAAATACCACATCTCTATACTCTAAAGGAAGATATAGAAATAGCTGGATTCTTAAGCGCTACTATAGCATGGGGTAATAGAAAAATGATTATCAAAAATGCTCATCGCATGATGGAACTCATGGGTAATTCTCCTTATGACTTCGTAATGGAACACCATGATGACCAACTAGAGAATCTTGATTCTTTTGTTCATAGAACTTTTAATGGCGTTGACTTTACTTCTTTTATAAAAGGGTTAAAGCATATCTATACAAATCACAATGGACTCGAAAGTGTATTCGCAAATGTTACTTTACTGATGCAAGAGAGAATCTCTAACTTCAAGAAACTATTCTTTGAGATAGAGCACCCTACTAGGTCTGAAAAGCATATATCTGACCCTTTAAAAGGTTCGGCTGCAAAAAGACTGAATATGTACCTACGTTGGATGGTCAGAAACGATAACACAGGAGTAGATCTAGGAATATGGAATACAATCAGTACAGCTGATCTATCTTGCCCTTTAGATGTACACTCAGGTAATATGGCAAGAAAGCTAGGTATCCTAAGCCGTAAACAAAATGACGCAAAGGCACTAGCTGAATTAGATGCTGCTTTGCGTCGTTTTGATCCGATAGACCCAGTCAAATATGATTTTGCTCTATTTGGACTAGGTGCTATTGAGAAGTTTTAATCCAAAATCCGCAATAGATAGATAAACGAAAAGCAATTATACAAGATAGGTCTAAATTAGCTCTACCATCATACTATAGTATGGTTTTAGAGTTAATGAAAGAACTATGAAGTAGAATTGCCTTACAGTATTTGGCTATTGCGGGTTTTTTAATTTAGTAATCTATCACTTGATAGTCTAGTTTTACTTTATTGTAATATAATGCCTTAACTATACCGTCAGATACTCCTATTTTCGGAACATAGATATATTTGGCACCACTCCATTTCATGGCGTTATTATAAATGTTAATCGCCGGTATAATAACGTCAGCACGGTCTGGATTAAGTCCTAATAACGAAATACGATCATCATAAGACATCTTACTTAATCTTAGCAACTGCTTGTGTAAGTAAAAATATGAAAGAGGCTTATCCTGAGTCTTACCAGACATTTTGAAGATTTTATTAATATTCCCTCCACTACCGATAACGATTAGATCTTTAAGCCCTTTTGATTCTTCTTTAATCCATTGTTCAATATCTGTCCATACTTGTTTTTCAACCATATTGTTTAACAGCCGAACTGTACCATTTTTAAACGATCTCGAAGTAAGCTGTTTCCCTTGATCAAATAATGTGAATTCAGTACTTCCACCTCCTACATCGATATAAAGAATACTATTGCTACTATTAATAAAATGTTTTAAATCAGATGAAGCAATAATCATTGCTTCTTTCTTCCCATCTATAATACTAATCTTAATTCCCGACTCTTTGTAAACACGATCTACAATAGGTTTTGCATTATTAGCTTCGCGCATAGCACTAGTAGCGCAAGCCATAAATCGATCTACTTTATTTACTTTCATTAATAAATAGAAAGCTTTCATTGCATCTACCATACGATCTTCTGCCTCCTGAGACACTGCCCCAGAAGTAAAAACATCTTGTCCTAATCGTATCGGAACACGTATTAATGAGCTCTTACTAAAAATAGTTTCTTTTCCTTCCTCTTCGATTATATTTAAAATTAATAATCGCATTGCATTGGAACCTATATCTATAGCTGCATATTTCTTTATCCTTAGCATATATACAATTCTATTTTTTTAACTTATTTTGATAATACTTATACATTTCTTGTTGCGAATGGAACATATTTTCTTTTGTATATCCTCGATATTTATTAGACAAATCTGCAGTCTGGTACCTTGTCTTGTAATTTCCTTTCCATCCTATATTGAAAGTATCTATAAGCTCTTGTTTCACCACTTCATCATAAATTGGGCAAGTTACTTCTACTCTTTCATCTAAATTTCTTGTCATAAAATCCGCTGATGAAATAAAGACTTCTGGTTTATTATTATTGCCAAAAATATACACTCGAGAATGCTCTAAGAAACGATCTACAATACTGATTGCTTCAATATTCTCACTCATTCCTGGAACACCTGGTATTAAAGAGCATATCCCTCTTATAATCAATTGAATCTTCACGCCTGCATTACTAGCCTCATATAGTTTATCTATCATTTTTAAATCAGATAAACTATTCATTTTTAAACGAATAAATGAAGGCAATCCATTTTGTGCATTCTTAATCTCTCTATCGATTAACTTCACAAAGCCTTTACGGGTATAATGAGGGGATACTAACAGGTGTTTATACTTGTGCACACGGTAATTAACCTGTAAGAATTCAAATACCTTAGAAACATCTTTCATCAGAGAATTATGACTTGTAAATACTGTGACATCAGTATACACCTTAGCTGTACTCTCATTAAAGTTTCCTGTTGAAATAAAGCCATAACGCTTTACCTTTTTATTCTCAAGTCGTTCTACTACACATATTTTGCTGTGCACCTTTAATCCTTTTACACCGAAGATTAACTTTACCCCTTCTGATTGCATTAACTCAGAATAAAAAATATTAGTTGCCTCATCGAAACGCGCCTGTAACTCTACCTGAGCTACAACTTTCTTTCCATTCTTCACAGCATTAATCAATGAACTAATAATCTGTGAATTCTTTGCCAATCGATACAATGTAATTTTTATAGACAATACCTGCGGATCCAAAGCTGCTTCTCTTAAAAACTTAACTAAATAAGAATAAGATTGATATGGAGTATAAATCATATAATCTCTCTTCTGAATCTGCTGAATGATACTATCTTCTAAATTTAATCCCTTTACAGGTACAGGCACTTGTTTAGGATAAGTAAGATCTATTCTCCCAGTTGTAGGAAAACTCATATAGTCACGTCGATTGTGATATCTTCCTGAAGGAATAATACTATCATTCAATTCTATTTCGACATTCTCTAATAAGAAATCAAGCATCTCTTGATCCATTTCTTGATCATAAACGAAACGCACTATAGCTCCTTGCTTTCTATCACGTACTCCACTAGATATCTTTTCTACAAATGACTTGTGTAAATCAGTATCAAAATCCAATTCGGCATCACGAGTAACTTTAATCATAAAAGCCGATTCTGCTTTAAAGTCAAAAATACTAAAGATTGAATCCAAGTTATATCGGATGATATCATCTATCATCATAATATATTTTTTATCATCTTCTGAAGGAACTTCTACAAATCGATTTACAATGTTA is a window of Myroides oncorhynchi DNA encoding:
- a CDS encoding DpnI domain-containing protein — translated: MEIILNSTITCPNCGSTKLEEMPTNACHFFYECENCNTVLKPKDGDCCVYCSYGDVKCPPIQQSKSCC
- a CDS encoding nucleoid-associated protein; translation: MINLFNTHIETLSIHRVGNKSRNEAIFLSEEPYNLNDEIAPLLKEYFFKPFREKEENFYQFAHDVDLEFNEMYNYANELFNAPSAENAQAISKKITSHLFEQSNHPHIKNGEVYVTYLTNLSIDNNIVDAIGIFKSEIKTDFLQLQENGSNLEMHLLQGINLNKLDKGCIIFNYKKEEGYKILTIDSNKYDARYWLEHFLNVDIFQDEAFMTKKYLKFCQDFAKEVVLPAEDKKEEVMFMNRSVNYFAKNDEFEETNFLNEVIDNPDLAAEFKNYKVDKGEKYSIEDTTSFPIANNAVTDARKKLKNVINLDTNIQIKLDFINPESADKFVEKGWDEEKQMYYYLVYFNKEQKS
- the msrA gene encoding peptide-methionine (S)-S-oxide reductase MsrA; the protein is MENNTFKTAIFGAGCFWCVEAIFSSLKGVKEVLPGYIGGVKDNPTYEEVCTGETGHAEAIKVTYDPLIINYNELLEIFFTSHNPTTLNRQGEDVGTQYRSEIFYTDEIQKKVATEYLNILIEEKVYSDPIVTKLSEASRFYVAEDYHQDYFKKSGDKNPYCQLVVKPKLDKFRVKYAGKLK
- a CDS encoding TIGR02757 family protein; its protein translation is MTTNELKDFLDEKVLLYNNPSFIQDDPIQIPHLYTLKEDIEIAGFLSATIAWGNRKMIIKNAHRMMELMGNSPYDFVMEHHDDQLENLDSFVHRTFNGVDFTSFIKGLKHIYTNHNGLESVFANVTLLMQERISNFKKLFFEIEHPTRSEKHISDPLKGSAAKRLNMYLRWMVRNDNTGVDLGIWNTISTADLSCPLDVHSGNMARKLGILSRKQNDAKALAELDAALRRFDPIDPVKYDFALFGLGAIEKF
- the ppk1 gene encoding polyphosphate kinase 1 — encoded protein: MNTQNTVKYKYIDREQSWLSFNERVLQEAGDETVPLLERLRFIGIFSNNLDEFFRVRYATIRRMTLTGESNRKLGSGVIVKDLLAQITARVIELQKESVRILHDVERKLEEEGIFMVNEQEIDDKQQAFVKDFFLHQVSPDMVTIILSDLAEFPLLRDTHGYLVVKLEIDPLLVEKHQTNKQKRDNSAIRYAVIEIPNIVNRFVEVPSEDDKKYIMMIDDIIRYNLDSIFSIFDFKAESAFMIKVTRDAELDFDTDLHKSFVEKISSGVRDRKQGAIVRFVYDQEMDQEMLDFLLENVEIELNDSIIPSGRYHNRRDYMSFPTTGRIDLTYPKQVPVPVKGLNLEDSIIQQIQKRDYMIYTPYQSYSYLVKFLREAALDPQVLSIKITLYRLAKNSQIISSLINAVKNGKKVVAQVELQARFDEATNIFYSELMQSEGVKLIFGVKGLKVHSKICVVERLENKKVKRYGFISTGNFNESTAKVYTDVTVFTSHNSLMKDVSKVFEFLQVNYRVHKYKHLLVSPHYTRKGFVKLIDREIKNAQNGLPSFIRLKMNSLSDLKMIDKLYEASNAGVKIQLIIRGICSLIPGVPGMSENIEAISIVDRFLEHSRVYIFGNNNKPEVFISSADFMTRNLDERVEVTCPIYDEVVKQELIDTFNIGWKGNYKTRYQTADLSNKYRGYTKENMFHSQQEMYKYYQNKLKK
- a CDS encoding exopolyphosphatase, producing the protein MLRIKKYAAIDIGSNAMRLLILNIIEEEGKETIFSKSSLIRVPIRLGQDVFTSGAVSQEAEDRMVDAMKAFYLLMKVNKVDRFMACATSAMREANNAKPIVDRVYKESGIKISIIDGKKEAMIIASSDLKHFINSSNSILYIDVGGGSTEFTLFDQGKQLTSRSFKNGTVRLLNNMVEKQVWTDIEQWIKEESKGLKDLIVIGSGGNINKIFKMSGKTQDKPLSYFYLHKQLLRLSKMSYDDRISLLGLNPDRADVIIPAINIYNNAMKWSGAKYIYVPKIGVSDGIVKALYYNKVKLDYQVIDY
- a CDS encoding DMP19 family protein yields the protein MREFNYILISEGAFNANTAQDILNSNISVVNYLRSSEVGDDELHPDAFASYCVDYYLNSVESNGLVSFIYNSKWDLDLIEIIHAGLIAMDAKEHLEYFEKQMRRVKAFSNIKLKKFFDTELGKEKETASLLEDNSFKDISEDLRALNATWLKDHPDLKIVSLEEMQSIITEFIS
- a CDS encoding ABC transporter ATP-binding protein, with protein sequence MIRATNIHKHYDKLEVLKGVDLHIKKGEIVSIVGASGAGKTTLLQILGTLDKPTDTSNTTLFIHGQDILSLKDKDISKFRNLNLGFIFQFHQLLPEFTALENVCIPAFIANKDKQETEKEAIRLLEYLGLSHRIKHFPSELSGGEQQRVAVARALINKPQVIFADEPSGNLDTHSAENLHKLFFKLRDELGQTFVIVTHNEELANMADRKLTMVDGQIKHNQSI